A window of Polypterus senegalus isolate Bchr_013 chromosome 14, ASM1683550v1, whole genome shotgun sequence contains these coding sequences:
- the LOC120514862 gene encoding uncharacterized protein KIAA0040 homolog: MWENVTTFFNNLWNIASTKHEEGIYNTVCLVVLLALPLVVLFTSMVVCCHCCCCRKQHCCSCCGSGDPESHTKLDKKKKKNKKQKTEDLWISVKPGPMTPDRMALTAV, translated from the coding sequence ATGTGGGAAAACGTGACaactttttttaataacttaTGGAATATTGCTAGCACCAAGCACGAAGAGGGGATTTACAACACAGTCTGTCTGGTAGTTTTACTGGCACTGCCTCTGGTGGTACTCTTTACATCGATGGTGGTGTGCTGTCACTGCTGCTGCTGTCGTAAGCAACATTGCTGTTCCTGTTGTGGTAGTGGTGATCCAGAGTCACACACAAAGctggacaaaaagaagaaaaaaaacaaaaagcaaaaaacagaagACCTCTGGATTTCTGTGAAACCAGGGCCTATGACTCCAGACCGGATGGCGCTGACAGCTGTTTAG